The following is a genomic window from Rhododendron vialii isolate Sample 1 chromosome 9a, ASM3025357v1.
TTCACCACTCAGTGCTTGTTGCTTCACCCACATGAGTGCCTTGAATCCGTCGTCGTAGGCGGCCGGAAGCGGATTTTCGGGAGCCAATCGGTAATTGACGGACATGATCGAGCAACCGGCTCTAGCGGCGAGCTTGGCTAGGAACTCGTGGTAGCAGCTCCAAGCTGCGGAGCCGACACAAAATCCGCCTCCGTGGAAATAAACTAGCAATGGGGTCTTCTCATGACATTTTTTGGGCCGGTAAAAACGTGCCCAAACGTTTGTGACCTTGTCAATGACTTCGTCACCAGCGGTCACGCTGAGCTCGGGAGGCAACGAGGCCGTGACACATGGAATGATCTCGGTTCGTTCCACGTGTCCATCTTTATAAACTCGAATGAGCCCATCAATTTCCTCCACAATTTGCCCTTCTTGGTGGGTTTTTGTGCTAATTTGAAGACCTAAACTTGGGTCAAGTGTTATGGTagccattcttctttttctcatgTGTCTAGGAAATTGgaagaaagagaacaaaaaaatgagggagatTCTAGCTGATGGGTTACAAGATGTTTGTACATTTGGGCTTCTCATTATATAGGAAACGAGGTGGAAAGATAAGGGTTTGAATTGAAGGGCATCAATGAGGGGGATGGGATATCCTATTTCTGTATTACAAGTGGGCAATTGGGAAATCGCCACATGTACTAGCATCTGTCTGTCCGAGCTAGCTTACTTCAACTAATTCGCTCTCTAGTCCGGTAAAAAAAAGGTCATCTACGCAGAGACTAAAAAATTGACAAGAAATTATCTTCTTGCTGTTTGACCTCAAAAATCGAACCCAAATTAATTGTGTAAGAAGCAGACTTACTAACCAACCGGAATAACCCTTTGGCTTATTAGTGGAATGCTAGGCATTGCATTTTGGGCACCTTTGTTTTTAATCATGTCGAGTTGGGTTAGAGTCTTAGACTATCATTGGTGGGTTGTTGTGGACTAACCCAAGTATATATAAAAAGGAATCTCATTTGTGGCCATACTAATATAGACAAGTTAAAGAATGTCTAACTATGGCCTAACCGGAAATATCAACTATAGAGATAGAGTTCTGTCTGAACATAGCAAAAGCAAGTAATTTTTCAATAAACTAGTAATCATAATGAAGATTGCCAATATAATAAGAGATTTTCATATCATCTCATAGTTTGGAACTGTCTGCAAGATACGTGTTAATTAAATATTGTTGAGTAGCTTTCAGGAATTCCTAAATTAACATCACAACTTCATTAATTATATGATCACAGCACAAGATTAGAGAGAAAGAAgcctaaaaaaaagaagaggagattttgtcgatatagagagagaaaacaaaagtaaaaccCTAATGTACTGATCTATAATGAATCATGTATCCACGTGTATCAAAAATCAAGAATTGTTATGTGAATGGAGTTCGCGACTTGTATATCGATCTATAAAGAATAATGTATCCATATGTATatctaaaattaaaaattgtttgATGGATGGAGTTCACGACTCGTAAATTAAAGAAAGTATAAGTTCAGACCTTGGAAATTTGACAAATAATTTAGGGCCCTTTTGGCAATTCTTGTATTTGCTTAAGGTTGTTTATTTACTTAtgatatgatgtattttaagcACATCAACAAATAGTAATAAATAATATAACAAAACGAGCCCTAAATATGTTATTTCCAACTTTCTCCTAAGGCTACACCAAGGGTTCGGTAAGATATTGCATGGTAAGTGTTGGACGAGAAGAACCCAAGGCTCAGGGGTGGCCTATTGGTCAAGCTTGGGATTTAaaggttcaattttttttaagatttcaagttcaaaatatatttatgtgCTATCTACTTCTTTGAGATTTGATATTCAAAATTTTGCTTTAATTTGGACTCGGCAAGTGGGCAATGAGTTTGGTCTTTCAAAAATTAATCGATGCAAGTCTAATCAAGTTGGTTTGGAGTATAATAAAAATTGCTATATACGGAGAATACTAGTATGTTTCTCGCAACAGGGTGTTTCCAGTAGtaatttgagggaaaaaaaaaacgtaggtGTTTTTTCTGTGTCGTTCACATAAATTAACAAGTTGTgacattttaccatctcgttcaCAAATACTAATaacttgtcaacaaaaaaagattttttttgtaacagtaactctactcacaaactcaTTTACAATTTTTTCACAATCGAAAATAACttaatatttttcaacaatttattcactatcaaAAACTCCGAGCAACTTGATTGCTACAAATTTTTTCTCACAATTTAAATCACTACGGAAAACACCCAAGACTGGCTGTGGagtataataaaaataaaaataaaaaaggttagAAAAAACCTAAAAGGAGATGGATATCTGACATTAACATTAAAATCTAGAACTTCCATAGAGTCAGCGAGACAAAGCACAAGTCGTTGTCGGTTACACAGTGAAGGTGTACCGCCACCACACCCAATAACTACTGGTGGCGCCCATGGTTAAAATGGCTGTCATAGTATGAAACCGTCGTACCACTAGCACGACTCTTTTTGCATTAATATTGAGAGTAATGGTTTTTATAAATATACTCTTCTTTATAGAAGTAATTTGTTAGGGCATTCGCATCGGCCTCTTTAGATTTTAGACCAAATTATACTTTAAAAATacactttattactttaactACTCACTTTAAAATGTTTACTGCATCAGACTATTTCCTCTCACTCTCTAatcaattaaatattcatacttTTGTATTTCCTCTGTTTATTCTCACAtttctctcataattaagtatttgctcttcattTGATTCTATGACTATCTTATGGCTCATATATGAAAGctctagagttaaaaattaattatgaccctctagaataaaatgatctaaaaaataagattttcgtatcaattcaaatatattgaaaattggagccCTAGAGTAAAAAACTGTGTATAGCTAGctgaaccttcttttttattttatctccACCCACCTTATATCTGAGTTTGTGGGCTTCCAATTGAAAGCAACAATAGCTAATACTGCAATGCTAAAGCAATATCAAAGTCCACATGCAACTGAAGATAGTGGTAACTACATGTTTCTTTTGTGGGATGGAAGTGGAGACTGCTTTTGTACCTCCAATTGAATTGTGGAGACAGCTTTTGTAGCTCCATTAAAAGTGCATTCTTAATGTCGTTGGACTAAAACTCTCTTAGTTTGGCCGTCAAATGCGATGAACGGGAAACTAATGTATTAGATTTATGAACCATTTGTTCGATCACTATTTGTTGCATCTTTTGTGTAATGAgcaaaatgaaaatataaagGAATCGCTGTTTGTTGCCTTATTGACTTTAATGAAATTTACTTCGGATCAAAAAAGGTTATCTCAATTGAATTTTACAACAAGATGGAGACTCCATGATAAGCATCGAATTtccgattgacaaaaaaaaatgataagaatCAAAGGATCGAACATCGTCAACATGCACTCCTCGCATATCATACTGCCAACCAGAACCATGAAAGAAGGTTCACAAGGAGCGAACCTAAAAGAAAAACAGGAAACAAAcgaaaaccaaatgaaaattaACAACCTTAGGAAAGGATTCAAATATCGATCTATAGGTAACGATTTTTCAGCTCTCCGACACCGTTACACCCCGATATACCGCTAAGAATGAAAAATCACATGCGTATGGGCCGGTTTCTATTATAT
Proteins encoded in this region:
- the LOC131300863 gene encoding probable carboxylesterase 6, encoding MRSPNVQTSCNPSARISLIFLFSFFQFPRHMRKRRMATITLDPSLGLQISTKTHQEGQIVEEIDGLIRVYKDGHVERTEIIPCVTASLPPELSVTAGDEVIDKVTNVWARFYRPKKCHEKTPLLVYFHGGGFCVGSAAWSCYHEFLAKLAARAGCSIMSVNYRLAPENPLPAAYDDGFKALMWVKQQALSGENEWWSKQCNFSSVFLGGDSAGANIAHNVAIRLGCRAAALKPLAIKGIILIQPFFGGEGRTHSEKHMVEPPRSALSLAASDTYWRLSLPAGSNRDHPWCNPLAKGSSQLEELRILIPLLVCVSEMDISRDRNLEFCGALGKAGKKVECVVYKGVGHAFQILNKSQLSQTRTHEMISHIKAFISR